In Candidatus Electrothrix scaldis, the genomic window ACCATCAAAAAGATCGCGGTCACTCAAGGTTTTTTTGTCCCCACACTCCGCGATGCTTTCTTCAAGTGCGACACTCAGATCTTCAACTGTAATGCCAAGTTTATTTGCCGCCTCACGAACTGCATCCCTATCAGCCCCTGCGCAGTAGAGAGCTTTCAATCCTACTTTCGTTTGAAATTTTTCACTGTGACTTATAATAAAACTCAAAATTTCATCAGGAGTTATATCATTATGTAAAGCCTCTTCCACAGCGACACTCATACCGAACTCATCATAATCCGACACAAAATCGTCCTGCCAGTTCGCCTGAGCAATCCCGGCTCCAAACAAAATCATCAGCACCGTAATGCAAAGAATCTTCTTCATGTTCCCTCCAGCCAATCTTTATTTTTTTCTTCACCCGTATAAAAATTTAAATTATTCTATCCGGTAAATAAACAAAAGTAAATATATCTTTCTTCGATTTTATCTTGCATAAGGAGCTGACGACCTGTCTCCATTTTTTACCATTCTTCACTGAATGCAAGCAGCACTGTTTTACGCTGACTCTTAAACTGTCTATACTCAACCCCAGACTTTTCCAGCATAATTTTCGAGGCTCTCACTGTATCAGTATCCCTATATTTATCAGACAAATAGATAATCTCTTCTATTCCTGACTGAATAATCACTTTGGTGCATTCATTACAAGGGAAGAGCGCCACATAGATACGGCAACCTGAAAGGTTACGCGAGGTTGCATTCAGAACCGCATTTAATTCAGCATGACAGACATAAGGATACTTGGTATCCAGATACGCTCCTTCACGATTCCAAGGCAGTTCATCATCAGAGCATCCCCAGGGGAATCCGTTATATCCAACGCCGACAATCTTGTTATCAGAGTCCGCCACACAGGCACCTACCTGCGTATTCGGATCTTTTGAGCGCTGCCCAGAAAGCAACGCCACTGCCATAAAGTACTCATCCCAGCTCAGGCAATCAGTCCGCTTTCCCGTTTCCATATTCTCCGGTTAATCCCACCACATCAATACACATACTCTCGCTACCGGAATCACACCGGGGTACGGTCGTTACTCTTCTTGCTCTTTTCACTGGCTTGGCTGCTCAGCAGAGCTCGCCCTTTTTTGAAACTTCTTTCTGCGATTTCGCCAATCCGAATCACCGGTGCTTTTCTCAATAAATTGCTGAATAGCCATGAAATAATATTTTCCACCAATACTGATCAGAGAATTATGATCAGCACCTGGAACAACCTGTAACTCCTTGACACGAGCCCCACTTTCTGCGTGTAATTTTTCTGCCTGCCAAAGAGGAATAAGGGTATCCAATTGGCCGTGGAGAAGAAATGTAGGTTTGGTTACATTCTTAATTTTACCTACATTATTAAAGGCCTGTTCCTCAGTAATATCAATTGAGGATATATCTGCCCCAAGTGTTTCTGCTAAAGGTAAGGTTTCAGCAAAACCGCTTTCAATGATCATCCCACTGATTTCATCATTATATGAACGGGCAAGCTCAATGGCTGAGGCAGAGCCCAAAGATCGCCCCATAATAAAGATGACGTTTCGATATTCCCGCTCTGTCAGCATTCTTTTCAGCTCTGCATACAACACATGACAGTCGGCAAGCAAAGAGGAAAAAGAGGGCGTTCCATCACTCCAACCATAGCCACGATAATCTGTAACCAGCAAATTGAGTCCGTATCGCACATATTCCGGGCCAATCATATCATAATCAGCAACGACCTCACCGTTGCCATGAAAAAAAAGAATGGTTGGCCTGTCTTTGCCTGCTACATAAAAACGACACCCGATCCCAATGCCAGGTTCGACCTCAATCTCAATATCTTCAGCATTGGGAGGTAAAGGTGTTCGCGCTGTTGTACGGGGATGAAAAAGAATACGCTGTACTTCCGGGCGATCCATAGGGTTCTCCACTGATGTTTCCTGACGGCCACAGCTCCATAACAGCGTCCATATCAACAAAAGGAAAAACGCCGGGAGCAGTGTCAGTCGGAATGAGTTCATTACAATACTCAGGGGTTTCGGGATGCTGTAGGGACAGGTCCCCTGTGCCTGCCCGGTAAGCAAGGGCGAACACAGGGATTCCCCCCTACGCTGCTGTCATTCTTGACCAATCCGAGTCGCTGTTTTAAGCCGAACCAGCTTATACAACAAGACCACAAAGGGGGCACTATGATATAACAAGTCAAAAATGTCAATCGGTCTCACTAAGGTCCCATTTGCCAACATGCGAATCTTCCCAACAAGATGGGGTTCCGGGACAAAGGGAGCACCTCCCAGAATCAGAACGATAACCAACAAAGGTGGCAAAGGGAGCGCATCTATCCATGCTCCAATTTTGTTCATTTTTTTACCTTATATTTTTATCTTACAGCTCATCTTTTCTTCTTCGAAATACCGAGCAATTGGGTTATCTGCACAGCAAGCTCTTCAATGGATTTCCCCTCGGTATTCAAGGTATTAATCCCATGTCGCATATAGAGCTGTTCAGCCTGCCCTATTTCTGCCCTGCAGGTTGCCAACTGCGCATAGGAGCTGCCCTTATACCGTTCTTCCCTGATCCTGTGGAGAAACTGGGGAGAAATCGTCAAGCCCACGGTTCGCTTACGGTTACGAATAATATCAGCAGGCAGTTCATACGCTTCCAGATGATCGGCAGTCATCGGGAAATTGGCGGTTTTTAGTCCCATATGGGTGGCCAGATAAACACTGACCGGAGTTTTTCCTGTTCTCGACACACCGACCAAAATAATTTCCGCCTGATCATAGCCGCTGGTTCGCTGCCCATCATCATGTTCTATAGTATAATGAATTGCCTCAACCCGCTTATCCGGCTTGGCGTCATCACGGTTTCGAAAGACACCGGGCTGGCGTAAGGCCTGGGCTTCAAGCTTCACTTCAAGCTTATCCAAAAGACCGCCGTAGAGATCAAAAAGTTCAATCTCTGCCTTATCAAAGACAGCGAGTACCTCGGAATTAATTATGGTGCAAAAAACCAATGGGAGCAGGCCGCCTGACTGTTTTAAGATATGGGTAACAGCCTTTTCCGCATCATGCGGCGTTCTGACAAAGGGAATTTTTTCCTCATTAAGCCCAATGGCGGGAAACTGACAGAGCAAGGATTTACCGATATCCTCTGTCAGCAATGCTGTTGAATCGGAAACATAATACACATCTTTCACCGTCCACATGGCAAGGTCTACTCCTTTTCAAGCTGCCGGACCTGATCAACCCGCTTATGGCAGAACAGACAACGGTAGGGTTTGGGGTGGGTATCTGGCAAGGGCTTTACTTTATCTGCTGCATGGCACTCCAGACAATTTCCTTCAGCCTGCTTGCGATCCATATCCATAAATCGCTCGTGATTATGATTACGGGGCATATGGGGTGTTGTTTCCGGGGGGGCGCTCCATAAAAAATAGAAAAGACCGCCGCAAATTAAAACAAAGAAGACGTGATAAACAAGAAGGTTCTTTTTCTTTTTTTCTGCCATTGAAATACATCCGAGACGTAAGGTCAGCACGCGAAAAGACCTTATTCACTGCGCCTGACATTTTTTGCACCTTGTATATTGGTTTCCGATTGTATATTGACTACACAGTTATTACCCTGAGCATAATGACTTTTCTTCTGCCTTCTGTGACATTTTATCGTCCCGTGCTCGTGCTTTTCCCCTGTACACTCTGATAGACTTTTTCACTATACACGAAGCAGAAAAAATATAAAATAATTCATGCGCACTTTCATTTTTCTTCATCAAACCATAAAAAATACACTTCTCATGAGACAAGACACGACAAAGTACCTCAAAGATTATCGCCCCTATCCTTTCACCCTCTCCACGGTTGACCTCCGTTTTGAACTGGATCCAACCCAGACCCGAGTGCTTACCCG contains:
- a CDS encoding dCMP deaminase family protein, producing METGKRTDCLSWDEYFMAVALLSGQRSKDPNTQVGACVADSDNKIVGVGYNGFPWGCSDDELPWNREGAYLDTKYPYVCHAELNAVLNATSRNLSGCRIYVALFPCNECTKVIIQSGIEEIIYLSDKYRDTDTVRASKIMLEKSGVEYRQFKSQRKTVLLAFSEEW
- a CDS encoding alpha/beta hydrolase — encoded protein: MDRPEVQRILFHPRTTARTPLPPNAEDIEIEVEPGIGIGCRFYVAGKDRPTILFFHGNGEVVADYDMIGPEYVRYGLNLLVTDYRGYGWSDGTPSFSSLLADCHVLYAELKRMLTEREYRNVIFIMGRSLGSASAIELARSYNDEISGMIIESGFAETLPLAETLGADISSIDITEEQAFNNVGKIKNVTKPTFLLHGQLDTLIPLWQAEKLHAESGARVKELQVVPGADHNSLISIGGKYYFMAIQQFIEKSTGDSDWRNRRKKFQKRASSAEQPSQ
- a CDS encoding RND transporter; its protein translation is MNKIGAWIDALPLPPLLVIVLILGGAPFVPEPHLVGKIRMLANGTLVRPIDIFDLLYHSAPFVVLLYKLVRLKTATRIGQE
- the ppsR gene encoding pyruvate, phosphate dikinase/phosphoenolpyruvate synthase regulator, which codes for MWTVKDVYYVSDSTALLTEDIGKSLLCQFPAIGLNEEKIPFVRTPHDAEKAVTHILKQSGGLLPLVFCTIINSEVLAVFDKAEIELFDLYGGLLDKLEVKLEAQALRQPGVFRNRDDAKPDKRVEAIHYTIEHDDGQRTSGYDQAEIILVGVSRTGKTPVSVYLATHMGLKTANFPMTADHLEAYELPADIIRNRKRTVGLTISPQFLHRIREERYKGSSYAQLATCRAEIGQAEQLYMRHGINTLNTEGKSIEELAVQITQLLGISKKKR